The following proteins come from a genomic window of Campylobacter coli 76339:
- a CDS encoding membrane protein encodes MNFTDLPYIFIGIFSGIASGLFGIGGGMIIVPSMFALGSSAHHAIGISVLQMIFAAIFGSYINYKKKNLNLKDGIVIGLGGLLGASFSGILLQALSDVALTATFLGVSCIFFIKYAFGIKESVVKSHKSIWVKNGILFIAGAFTGIFAISLGIGGGLLIAPILAYFLGYDSKKVVSLSLFFVIFASISGIISFSNSGVIDAEVIHKGILVGIASMVGVFIGIKIIEKMHISAHRKILLCVYALSILATTHSLLKKLGVLAF; translated from the coding sequence ATGAATTTTACAGACTTACCCTATATCTTTATAGGCATCTTTTCAGGCATTGCTTCAGGACTTTTTGGTATAGGTGGAGGGATGATTATCGTGCCTTCAATGTTCGCTTTAGGATCAAGCGCTCATCATGCTATTGGGATTTCTGTATTACAAATGATTTTTGCAGCTATTTTTGGTTCTTATATTAACTATAAAAAAAAGAATTTAAATCTCAAAGATGGCATTGTTATAGGACTAGGCGGTCTTTTGGGGGCAAGTTTTAGTGGAATTTTACTACAAGCTTTAAGCGATGTAGCTCTTACTGCTACATTTTTAGGGGTAAGTTGTATATTTTTTATCAAATATGCCTTTGGCATCAAAGAAAGTGTTGTTAAAAGCCATAAAAGCATATGGGTTAAAAATGGAATTTTATTTATAGCTGGAGCTTTTACGGGAATTTTTGCCATTTCTTTGGGTATAGGTGGGGGACTTTTAATCGCTCCAATTTTGGCTTATTTTTTAGGCTATGACAGCAAAAAAGTGGTTTCACTTTCTTTATTTTTTGTTATTTTTGCTTCAATCTCTGGCATTATCTCTTTTTCAAATTCAGGCGTGATTGACGCTGAAGTTATCCATAAAGGTATTTTAGTAGGTATTGCTTCTATGGTAGGTGTTTTTATAGGTATAAAAATCATAGAAAAAATGCACATTTCAGCTCATAGAAAAATTTTGCTTTGTGTATATGCTTTATCTATACTTGCAACTACCCATTCCTTGCTTAAAAAACTTGGGGTTTTAGCATTTTAG
- a CDS encoding Excinuclease ABC subunit A, whose translation MNDTIKIIGAKENNLKNIHLEIPKNKLIVFTGLSGSGKSTLAFGTLYAEGQRRYIESLSAYARQFLDKVGKPDVDKIEGLTPAIAIDQKTTSKNPRSTVGTITEIYDYLRLLYARVGIQHCHQCGQKISSMSASDIVGEILKFPKGAKIIIYAPLVREKKGTYADLLENLRNKGYVRAQIDGVLVRLDEDIELSKTKKHTIKLVIDRLEIQEDLLSRLASDIEKGLEESFGEIEIEVLNPDEVGLNKHYHFSEHSACFACKISFVPLEPLSFSFNSPKGACAACDGLGIRYTLDMKKIIDESLSLENGAVKIMYGFNKSYYYKFLIAFCEQNEIPIKLPFTELSEEQKRLVLYGNAKTIDFFWKRNRLKRTFEGVVKMAYEMLKDEKDLAEYMSEKICKDCAGHRLRPESLAVKVASKGLGEILDMSIEDSTSFFADKKNFSHLSEQERLISEPILKEINERLFFLYDVGLGYLSLGRDARTISGGEAQRIRIASQIGSGLSGVMYVLDEPSIGLHERDTAKLIKTLRNLQQKGNTLIVVEHDKMTIEEADFIVDIGPKAGKFGGEVVFAGTYKELLKSKSETALYMNGKKQISQLQNREQKEWLELKNVNINNIKDLSVSFPLQNLVAITGVSGSGKSSLILQTLLPFAQEELNRAKKVKKLGGVQIEGLEKLDKVIYLDQSPIGRTPRSNPATYTGAMDEIRNLFAATKEAKMRGYKAGRFSFNVKGGRCEKCSGDGEIKIEMHFLPDVMVVCDTCHGKRYNDATLEIKYKGKNISEILNMSVLEASEFFAAVPKIKQKLDTLVKVGLDYLTLGQNATTLSGGEAQRIKLAKELSRSDTGKTLYILDEPTTGLHFEDVNKLILVLQHLVDLKNSVFVIEHNLDVIKNADYIIDMGPEGGVKGGKIISTGSVEKVAKDHKKTKSYTGYYLDLELKNAKIKK comes from the coding sequence ATGAATGATACGATAAAAATCATTGGTGCAAAGGAAAATAATCTTAAAAATATTCATCTTGAAATTCCAAAAAATAAACTCATTGTTTTTACAGGATTAAGCGGTAGTGGAAAATCAACCCTTGCTTTTGGCACACTCTATGCCGAAGGACAACGCCGTTACATAGAAAGCTTGAGTGCTTATGCAAGACAATTTTTAGACAAGGTGGGCAAACCCGATGTAGATAAAATCGAAGGCCTAACTCCTGCTATCGCGATTGATCAAAAAACCACTTCTAAAAATCCGCGTTCTACAGTGGGAACCATCACTGAAATTTATGATTATTTAAGACTTTTATATGCAAGAGTGGGCATTCAGCATTGTCATCAGTGTGGACAAAAAATCTCATCCATGAGCGCAAGCGATATAGTAGGAGAAATTTTAAAATTCCCAAAAGGTGCTAAAATCATCATCTACGCTCCTTTGGTGCGTGAAAAAAAGGGAACTTATGCGGATTTACTTGAAAATTTGCGTAATAAAGGCTATGTAAGAGCTCAAATTGATGGGGTTTTGGTAAGACTTGATGAAGATATAGAACTTTCAAAAACTAAAAAGCATACGATAAAACTCGTTATTGATAGGCTTGAAATACAAGAAGATCTACTTTCTCGCCTTGCAAGCGATATAGAAAAAGGTTTGGAAGAAAGCTTTGGAGAAATCGAGATAGAAGTCTTAAACCCTGATGAAGTAGGACTTAATAAACATTATCATTTTAGCGAACACTCTGCTTGCTTTGCTTGTAAAATTTCCTTCGTTCCTCTTGAGCCCTTAAGTTTTTCTTTTAACTCTCCAAAAGGAGCTTGTGCAGCCTGCGACGGACTTGGAATTCGCTATACCTTAGATATGAAAAAAATCATCGATGAAAGCCTAAGTCTTGAAAATGGCGCGGTGAAAATAATGTATGGATTTAATAAAAGCTATTATTATAAATTTTTAATTGCTTTTTGCGAGCAAAATGAAATTCCTATTAAACTCCCTTTTACTGAACTTAGCGAAGAGCAAAAGCGCCTTGTGCTATATGGAAATGCAAAAACCATTGACTTTTTTTGGAAAAGAAATCGCCTAAAACGCACCTTTGAAGGTGTAGTAAAAATGGCTTATGAAATGCTAAAAGATGAAAAAGATCTAGCAGAGTACATGAGTGAAAAAATTTGTAAAGATTGCGCAGGACATCGCTTAAGACCTGAGAGCTTGGCTGTAAAAGTAGCTTCTAAAGGACTGGGTGAAATTTTAGATATGAGCATAGAAGATAGTACTAGCTTTTTTGCCGATAAGAAAAATTTCTCCCATCTAAGCGAGCAAGAAAGACTTATCTCTGAACCCATATTAAAAGAAATCAACGAAAGACTTTTCTTTTTGTATGATGTGGGACTAGGCTATTTGTCTTTAGGGCGCGATGCAAGGACGATTAGCGGAGGTGAAGCACAAAGAATTCGTATCGCTTCACAAATTGGTAGTGGTTTAAGCGGGGTGATGTATGTTTTAGATGAACCTAGTATCGGACTCCACGAAAGAGATACAGCAAAACTCATCAAAACCTTAAGAAATTTACAACAAAAAGGCAATACTCTAATCGTCGTGGAGCACGATAAAATGACTATAGAAGAAGCTGATTTTATCGTAGATATTGGCCCAAAAGCAGGAAAATTTGGAGGCGAAGTGGTATTTGCTGGAACTTATAAAGAACTTTTAAAAAGCAAAAGTGAAACCGCACTTTATATGAACGGCAAAAAGCAAATTTCACAGCTTCAAAACAGAGAGCAAAAGGAATGGTTAGAACTTAAAAATGTAAATATCAACAATATCAAAGATTTAAGCGTTTCTTTTCCTTTGCAAAATTTAGTTGCGATCACGGGTGTTTCGGGATCTGGAAAAAGCTCTCTCATACTTCAAACCCTACTGCCTTTTGCGCAAGAAGAATTAAACCGTGCTAAAAAAGTAAAAAAATTAGGCGGGGTGCAAATTGAAGGACTTGAAAAACTGGATAAGGTTATTTATCTTGATCAAAGTCCTATAGGACGAACTCCGCGATCAAATCCTGCAACTTATACGGGTGCCATGGATGAAATTCGCAATCTTTTTGCTGCTACCAAAGAAGCTAAAATGCGAGGTTATAAAGCGGGGCGTTTTTCCTTTAATGTTAAGGGTGGAAGATGTGAGAAATGTAGTGGCGATGGAGAAATCAAGATAGAAATGCACTTCTTGCCCGATGTAATGGTAGTTTGCGATACTTGTCATGGCAAACGCTATAATGATGCCACACTAGAGATTAAGTATAAAGGCAAAAATATCAGTGAAATTTTAAATATGAGTGTTTTAGAAGCGAGTGAATTTTTTGCAGCTGTGCCAAAAATCAAACAAAAACTTGATACCTTGGTAAAAGTCGGACTTGATTATCTTACCTTAGGACAAAATGCAACGACTTTAAGCGGGGGTGAAGCGCAAAGAATAAAACTTGCAAAAGAACTCAGTCGTAGCGATACAGGAAAAACCCTTTACATACTTGATGAGCCAACTACGGGGCTACATTTTGAAGATGTCAATAAACTCATTTTAGTTTTACAACACTTAGTCGATCTTAAAAATTCCGTTTTTGTGATAGAGCATAATTTAGATGTGATTAAAAATGCTGATTACATCATCGACATGGGTCCAGAAGGTGGAGTAAAGGGTGGAAAAATCATTAGTACAGGAAGCGTGGAAAAAGTCGCAAAAGATCATAAAAAAACAAAATCTTACACAGGATATTATTTGGATTTAGAGCTTAAAAACGCAAAGATTAAAAAATGA
- a CDS encoding Putative integral membrane protein: MFDFLYNDISYIGLFIVCFLSSTLLPLASEAFVVAFIKLDFNTHLVLFIATLGNTLGSLSTYALAYLGKEKILEKYFSKSLKKLDKFNANFTKFGSLYAFLTFLPLIGDIFALGLGFAKYPFIKACFFISLGKLSRYIFIIFIANSL, encoded by the coding sequence ATGTTTGATTTTTTATATAATGATATTAGCTATATAGGACTTTTTATCGTGTGCTTTCTCTCAAGCACACTTTTACCCCTTGCAAGCGAAGCCTTTGTTGTAGCTTTTATAAAACTTGATTTTAATACTCATTTGGTTTTATTTATAGCTACTTTAGGTAATACCCTAGGAAGCTTAAGCACCTATGCTTTAGCCTATCTTGGTAAAGAAAAAATTTTAGAAAAGTATTTTTCCAAATCTTTAAAAAAGCTTGATAAATTCAATGCAAATTTTACTAAATTTGGAAGTCTTTATGCTTTTTTAACCTTCTTGCCCCTAATAGGCGATATCTTTGCCTTAGGCCTTGGTTTTGCAAAATACCCTTTTATCAAAGCTTGTTTTTTCATAAGTCTTGGCAAATTAAGTCGCTATATTTTTATAATTTTTATCGCTAATTCTTTATAA
- a CDS encoding DNA polymerase I translates to MKTLTIIDTFGFFFRLYYALKGFKNSQGQASGMISGFANFIYSLKNEYKSDYIIFALDSKGKTFRSDIDPNYKKNRTPPPPELLEQIPICIEMIEKMGFMSASCEGYEADDIIASVVKTCKDKDIFVRIITQDKDLYQLIKDGKTSIYSPISKNDYNEEACFEKYGVKPYQIKDFLALCGDSSDNIPGVKGIGAKGAKTLLDEFGSIEGIYENLTLVRNERSRKLLLEGKENAFLSKKLASLYEDLEVSNLLEKADFPQDEPLLKVLEILEHYELNALLKKLRQNPDNKDKNLGFKATLIQDENQLFEILNSLDQESIIAFDTETTGLDAKEAKIVGFSFCMSENEAFYVPLAHNYLGVGKQVSLQSAKKAIELIFKHFIIGHNLKYDFKIIENNFKLPLPQKYADTMILAWLKNPSLRVNMDDLALRLFNYETLHFESLVKKGENFAGVELEKACKYAAEDAYITLRFYLYFLKNLEPHLLDLAKNCEFNFIKIIMMMEENGIKLDTHALEILMKKFESEIKILSEEIYILCEDRFNLNSPKQVGDILFDKLKLPSGKKSKTGYSTDEKVLNELLDKHPVVSKILDYRELAKLYSTYCEPLLKLALKDENSRIYSSFLQTGTATGRLSSKDPNLQNIPAHGQYAKDYKSCFIAKKGFSFISLDYSQIELRMLAHFSEDEKLLNAFKNDEDIHARTAIMIFGENNYETRSIAKSINFGLIYGMGYKTLSKNLKIEANLAKTYIEKYFENFTSIKSYFEKVKNEAKANGFISTLSGRKRYFDFENAKPMQVAMYERESINSILQGSAADIIKFAMLEIAKILDQDKRLILQIHDELIFEVKDELCENFVKKASDIMENIVELKVKLKTSSSIAKKWGDLK, encoded by the coding sequence ATGAAAACTTTAACTATCATCGATACTTTTGGCTTCTTTTTTCGTCTTTATTATGCGCTCAAGGGATTTAAAAATTCTCAAGGACAGGCCAGTGGAATGATTAGCGGTTTTGCTAATTTTATCTACAGTCTTAAAAACGAATACAAAAGCGATTATATTATTTTTGCATTAGATTCTAAAGGTAAAACATTTCGCAGTGATATTGATCCAAATTATAAAAAAAACCGCACCCCACCCCCACCCGAACTTTTAGAGCAAATTCCAATCTGTATAGAAATGATAGAAAAAATGGGCTTTATGAGTGCCTCTTGCGAGGGTTATGAAGCAGATGATATCATCGCTTCAGTAGTAAAAACTTGCAAAGATAAAGATATTTTTGTACGCATTATAACACAAGATAAGGATCTTTATCAGCTTATAAAAGATGGTAAAACAAGCATTTATAGCCCTATTTCAAAAAATGACTATAACGAAGAAGCTTGCTTTGAGAAATACGGTGTAAAACCTTATCAAATTAAAGATTTTTTAGCCTTATGCGGAGACAGCTCGGACAATATCCCAGGTGTTAAAGGCATAGGAGCAAAAGGTGCTAAAACATTGCTTGATGAATTTGGGAGTATTGAGGGAATTTATGAAAATTTGACTCTAGTGCGCAATGAAAGAAGTCGCAAATTGCTTCTAGAAGGCAAAGAAAATGCTTTTCTTAGCAAAAAACTTGCTTCCTTATATGAGGATTTAGAAGTAAGCAACTTATTAGAAAAAGCTGATTTTCCACAAGATGAGCCTCTTTTAAAAGTTCTTGAAATTTTAGAGCATTATGAGCTAAATGCCTTACTTAAAAAACTTCGCCAAAATCCCGATAATAAAGATAAAAATTTAGGCTTTAAAGCCACTCTTATCCAAGATGAAAATCAACTCTTTGAAATTTTAAATTCTCTTGATCAAGAAAGTATTATAGCCTTTGATACTGAAACTACAGGTCTTGATGCTAAGGAGGCAAAAATTGTAGGATTTAGTTTTTGTATGAGTGAAAATGAAGCCTTTTATGTACCTCTTGCTCATAATTATCTAGGTGTAGGTAAGCAAGTATCATTACAAAGTGCTAAAAAAGCTATAGAGCTTATTTTTAAACATTTTATCATAGGGCATAATCTTAAATACGATTTTAAAATCATAGAAAATAATTTTAAACTCCCTTTGCCGCAAAAATATGCTGATACTATGATTTTAGCATGGCTTAAAAACCCTTCCTTAAGAGTCAATATGGATGATTTGGCTCTAAGACTTTTTAATTATGAAACCTTGCATTTTGAAAGCCTTGTAAAAAAAGGAGAAAATTTTGCAGGCGTAGAGCTTGAAAAAGCTTGCAAATATGCAGCTGAAGATGCTTATATTACTTTAAGATTTTATCTTTATTTTTTAAAAAATCTTGAACCTCATTTGCTTGATCTTGCAAAAAATTGTGAATTTAATTTTATTAAAATTATTATGATGATGGAAGAAAATGGTATAAAACTTGACACACATGCTCTTGAAATTCTCATGAAAAAATTTGAATCTGAAATTAAAATTTTAAGCGAAGAAATCTACATTTTATGTGAGGATAGATTCAATCTTAATTCTCCAAAACAAGTAGGCGATATACTTTTTGACAAACTCAAACTTCCAAGTGGAAAGAAAAGCAAAACAGGGTATTCTACTGATGAAAAAGTCTTAAATGAACTCCTAGATAAACATCCTGTCGTTTCTAAAATTTTAGATTATAGAGAACTAGCTAAGCTTTATTCGACTTATTGCGAGCCTTTGTTAAAACTTGCTTTAAAAGATGAGAATTCAAGAATTTATTCAAGCTTTTTACAAACAGGCACTGCCACAGGTCGTCTTTCATCTAAAGATCCCAATTTGCAAAATATCCCTGCGCATGGACAATATGCAAAAGATTATAAATCCTGCTTTATAGCCAAAAAAGGGTTTAGCTTTATCAGCCTTGATTATTCTCAAATTGAACTTCGAATGTTAGCACACTTTAGCGAAGATGAAAAACTTTTAAATGCTTTTAAAAACGATGAGGATATACATGCAAGAACCGCTATAATGATATTTGGCGAGAACAATTACGAAACAAGAAGCATAGCAAAAAGTATTAATTTTGGCTTGATTTATGGTATGGGTTATAAAACCTTAAGCAAAAATCTAAAAATTGAAGCCAATTTAGCTAAAACCTATATAGAAAAATATTTTGAAAATTTTACTAGCATTAAAAGTTATTTTGAAAAAGTAAAAAATGAAGCCAAGGCCAATGGTTTTATTAGCACCTTAAGTGGACGCAAACGCTATTTTGACTTTGAAAATGCAAAACCTATGCAAGTGGCTATGTACGAAAGAGAAAGTATAAATTCGATTTTACAAGGATCGGCTGCAGATATTATAAAATTTGCCATGCTAGAAATCGCTAAAATTTTAGATCAAGACAAAAGACTTATTTTGCAAATTCACGATGAACTTATCTTTGAAGTAAAAGATGAATTATGCGAAAATTTTGTGAAAAAAGCTAGTGATATTATGGAAAATATAGTAGAATTAAAAGTTAAGTTAAAAACAAGCTCAAGTATCGCCAAAAAATGGGGCGATTTAAAATAA
- a CDS encoding Flagellar motor rotation protein MotA — protein MDLSTILGMVLAVTSISVGDILEGGNPLHVIHLSSFLIVMPTAAFCAMTATHKKIVKAAYKELKIVFKGSGVNLPERIAQLIEFAIVARRDGLLALESRTNEIENEFLRNAMMMLVDGKSFEEIHESMEIQTEQLEEHYKECSEYWIIFGETCPTMGLVGAVFGLILALKLLDNPQAMAAGISGAFTATVTGIFGAYALFAPWGRKMKANGMDLVKEQIVITEAIKGIAEGANPRDLEAKLFNFLSHDDPRISQFDKG, from the coding sequence ATGGATCTTTCAACCATATTAGGAATGGTTCTTGCAGTAACTAGTATCTCAGTAGGAGATATACTAGAAGGGGGAAATCCTCTACATGTTATTCACCTTTCTTCTTTTCTAATCGTTATGCCAACAGCAGCATTCTGTGCTATGACTGCAACTCATAAAAAAATTGTAAAAGCAGCTTATAAAGAACTTAAAATCGTTTTTAAAGGCTCGGGCGTTAACCTACCCGAAAGAATAGCTCAACTCATAGAATTCGCAATTGTTGCACGCCGAGATGGACTTCTAGCCTTAGAATCAAGAACAAATGAAATTGAAAATGAGTTTTTAAGAAACGCTATGATGATGCTAGTGGATGGAAAAAGTTTTGAAGAAATTCACGAAAGTATGGAAATTCAAACTGAACAGCTTGAAGAACATTATAAAGAATGTTCAGAATATTGGATAATCTTTGGTGAAACTTGTCCTACTATGGGACTTGTTGGAGCAGTGTTTGGTCTGATTTTGGCACTTAAACTTCTAGATAATCCTCAAGCAATGGCAGCAGGTATTTCAGGTGCCTTTACGGCTACGGTTACAGGTATTTTTGGAGCCTATGCTCTTTTTGCCCCTTGGGGAAGAAAAATGAAAGCAAATGGCATGGATCTTGTAAAAGAGCAAATTGTTATAACAGAAGCGATCAAAGGGATAGCAGAAGGAGCTAATCCTAGAGATTTAGAAGCAAAACTTTTTAACTTTTTAAGTCACGATGATCCAAGAATTTCGCAATTTGACAAAGGTTAA
- a CDS encoding Flagellar motor rotation protein MotB codes for MAKKHKCPECPAGEKWAVPYADFLSLLLALFIALWAISKTNPAKVEALKTEFVKIFDYTATQTVQQEMQDTYKYKGSQEEKDELNKLKQMAANQQEIIKKLQAALDQSENQEILNLPSKVEFERGSAQIVSVDVQDYLKRTAQLISYLPPQIEIEIRGYTDNSDSALRSYDLGYARAENVLKYLIEGGVSTKNINLKSYGLNNPINGNPQALENNRVQIYFKVDIKDNDAKKSVLDLIEKSK; via the coding sequence ATGGCTAAAAAACATAAATGTCCTGAATGTCCCGCTGGTGAAAAATGGGCTGTACCTTATGCAGACTTTCTCAGTTTGCTTTTGGCACTTTTTATCGCTCTTTGGGCGATATCTAAAACCAATCCCGCTAAAGTAGAGGCGTTAAAAACTGAATTTGTAAAAATCTTTGACTACACTGCAACCCAAACCGTACAACAAGAAATGCAAGATACTTATAAATACAAGGGTTCTCAAGAAGAAAAAGATGAATTAAACAAGCTTAAACAAATGGCTGCAAATCAGCAAGAAATTATCAAAAAACTTCAAGCCGCCCTTGATCAATCTGAAAATCAAGAAATACTCAATCTACCTTCTAAGGTAGAATTTGAAAGAGGAAGTGCGCAAATAGTATCTGTAGATGTTCAAGATTATCTCAAGCGCACTGCTCAGCTTATTTCATATCTGCCTCCTCAAATAGAAATTGAAATCAGAGGCTATACTGACAATAGTGACTCAGCTTTAAGAAGTTATGATCTAGGCTATGCAAGAGCAGAAAATGTTTTAAAATACCTTATAGAAGGCGGAGTTAGTACTAAAAATATAAACCTTAAAAGCTACGGACTAAATAATCCTATCAATGGAAATCCACAAGCTTTAGAAAACAATAGAGTGCAAATTTATTTTAAAGTAGATATTAAAGATAATGATGCAAAAAAATCAGTTCTTGATCTTATAGAAAAAAGCAAATAA
- a CDS encoding Flagellar biosynthesis protein FlhB has product MAGEDQEKTEEPTSKKIEDARKEGNVPKSQDAAAIVTLIVGFVITLFMMGFIGERITNLYRYYQSFIGVEFDLRIIQAIMIKSIFEVLILLAPIVLSIMIAGILGNVMQFGFIFTTKPIMPNLGKINPLKGLKNLFSLKKLVESVKIVLKVGVVFTVAFIVLLKFMQELPLVERYNIVGQLIWLRDRAIILAAIVIIAFLVIAVLDIFLVRFQYFKGLRMSKQEIKDEYKQMEGDPQVKGRIRRLQMEAARRRMVQDVAGADVVITNPTHYAVAIRYDTTKEQAPRVVAKGVDFLALRIKQVAYDNNVVVYENPPLARELYKACDINDLIPREMFKAVAEVLGFVYNTNNKSRLAGQVKKNN; this is encoded by the coding sequence ATGGCAGGCGAAGATCAAGAAAAAACTGAAGAACCCACGTCCAAGAAAATAGAAGACGCAAGAAAAGAAGGCAATGTCCCTAAATCCCAAGACGCAGCAGCTATTGTTACCTTGATAGTTGGTTTTGTGATTACACTGTTTATGATGGGTTTTATTGGTGAAAGAATTACTAATTTATATAGATATTACCAAAGTTTTATCGGTGTTGAATTTGATTTGCGTATCATCCAAGCTATCATGATAAAAAGTATTTTTGAAGTTTTGATTTTATTAGCACCTATAGTTTTAAGTATTATGATTGCAGGTATTTTAGGTAATGTTATGCAATTTGGTTTTATTTTTACGACTAAACCTATAATGCCTAATTTAGGAAAAATCAATCCATTGAAAGGATTGAAAAATTTATTTTCTTTAAAAAAACTTGTTGAGAGTGTTAAGATTGTACTTAAGGTAGGAGTGGTATTTACTGTAGCTTTTATAGTACTTTTGAAATTTATGCAAGAATTACCATTGGTTGAGCGTTATAATATCGTTGGACAGCTCATTTGGCTTAGGGATAGGGCTATTATTTTGGCAGCTATTGTAATTATAGCATTTTTAGTGATTGCTGTTTTGGATATTTTTTTGGTGCGTTTTCAGTATTTTAAAGGCTTGCGAATGAGTAAGCAAGAAATTAAAGATGAATACAAGCAAATGGAGGGAGATCCTCAGGTAAAAGGGAGAATTCGTCGCTTGCAAATGGAAGCAGCGCGCCGCCGCATGGTTCAAGATGTTGCAGGGGCGGATGTGGTTATTACAAACCCGACGCATTATGCTGTAGCGATTCGTTATGATACGACAAAGGAACAAGCTCCTAGAGTTGTGGCTAAAGGGGTGGATTTTTTGGCACTTCGTATAAAACAAGTTGCTTATGATAATAATGTCGTTGTTTATGAAAATCCACCTCTAGCAAGAGAGCTTTATAAGGCTTGTGATATCAATGATCTTATCCCTAGGGAAATGTTTAAAGCGGTAGCAGAGGTGCTTGGATTTGTTTACAATACTAACAATAAAAGTCGTTTAGCAGGACAAGTTAAGAAAAATAATTAA
- a CDS encoding Alkyl hydroperoxide reductase subunit C-like protein, translated as MIVTKKALDFTAPAVLGNNEIVEDFNLYKNIGPKGAVVFFYPKDFTFVCPSEIIAFDKRYQEFKNRGIEVIGISGDNEFSHFAWKNTPVNQGGIGQVKFPLVADLTKQIARNFDVLYAEAVALRGSFLLDADGTVRHAVVNDLPLGRNIDEMIRMVDTMLFTNEHGEVCPAGWNKGDAGMKANPKGVAEYLDQNEGKL; from the coding sequence ATGATAGTTACAAAAAAAGCTTTAGATTTTACTGCTCCAGCAGTATTAGGAAACAATGAAATCGTTGAAGATTTTAATCTTTATAAAAATATAGGACCAAAAGGTGCAGTAGTATTTTTCTATCCAAAAGATTTTACTTTTGTTTGTCCTTCAGAAATAATCGCTTTTGATAAAAGATATCAAGAATTTAAAAACCGCGGTATTGAAGTGATTGGAATTTCAGGTGATAATGAATTTTCACACTTTGCATGGAAAAACACTCCAGTAAATCAAGGAGGTATCGGTCAAGTTAAATTCCCACTTGTTGCAGATTTAACTAAACAAATTGCTAGAAATTTTGATGTACTTTATGCAGAAGCAGTTGCTCTTCGTGGTTCTTTCTTGCTTGATGCAGATGGAACAGTTCGTCATGCGGTTGTTAATGACTTACCACTTGGAAGAAATATTGATGAAATGATCAGAATGGTAGATACTATGCTTTTCACCAATGAGCACGGTGAAGTTTGCCCTGCAGGTTGGAATAAAGGTGATGCGGGTATGAAAGCTAACCCTAAAGGTGTTGCTGAGTATCTTGATCAAAACGAAGGTAAACTATAA
- a CDS encoding Ferredoxin encodes MAVKITDSCIACGSCIDECPVSAIVDDANNPEGEDRYYVYADKCVECVGHNDQPACASACPTDGCIVWSGIASGQPSRDNIGSDMRDGTIPVFA; translated from the coding sequence ATGGCTGTAAAAATTACAGATAGCTGTATTGCTTGTGGTTCTTGCATCGATGAGTGTCCAGTTAGTGCAATCGTTGATGATGCAAACAATCCAGAGGGCGAAGATAGATATTATGTCTATGCAGATAAATGTGTTGAATGTGTAGGACACAATGATCAACCAGCCTGTGCGAGCGCATGCCCAACCGATGGCTGTATAGTATGGAGCGGAATTGCTTCAGGACAACCAAGTCGCGACAATATCGGTAGCGATATGAGAGATGGAACTATCCCAGTTTTTGCATAA
- a CDS encoding Nucleoside diphosphate kinase, which produces MEKTLSIIKPDAVKKGVIGKILDRFESNGLRIAAMKKVQLSKEQAEAFYAVHKERPFFKDLVEFMISGPVVVSVLEGEGAVLKNRDLMGATNPKEAKPGTIRADFAESIDANAVHGSDSLENAKIEIEFFFKSNEIC; this is translated from the coding sequence ATGGAAAAAACCCTGTCGATTATCAAACCTGATGCCGTAAAAAAAGGTGTTATAGGTAAAATATTAGATCGTTTCGAAAGCAATGGATTAAGAATTGCAGCTATGAAAAAAGTTCAACTTAGCAAAGAGCAAGCTGAAGCTTTTTATGCCGTTCATAAAGAAAGACCTTTTTTTAAAGATTTAGTTGAATTTATGATCAGCGGTCCTGTTGTAGTTTCTGTTTTAGAAGGCGAAGGTGCTGTTCTTAAAAATAGAGATTTAATGGGAGCTACAAACCCAAAAGAAGCGAAACCTGGTACAATTAGAGCTGATTTTGCTGAAAGTATTGATGCAAACGCTGTTCACGGAAGTGATAGCTTGGAAAATGCAAAAATTGAAATTGAATTTTTCTTTAAATCTAACGAAATTTGCTAA
- a CDS encoding LSU ribosomal protein L32p: protein MAVPKRRVSKTRAAKRRTHYKVSLPMPIKDKDGSYKMPHRANPNTKEY from the coding sequence ATGGCAGTACCTAAGAGAAGAGTGAGTAAAACTCGTGCAGCAAAACGCAGAACTCACTATAAAGTAAGTCTTCCTATGCCTATAAAAGACAAAGATGGAAGCTACAAAATGCCTCATCGTGCAAATCCAAATACCAAGGAATACTAA